One Salmo salar chromosome ssa01, Ssal_v3.1, whole genome shotgun sequence DNA window includes the following coding sequences:
- the LOC106604770 gene encoding tubulin--tyrosine ligase isoform X1, with the protein MNAPIYTFVARDENSTIYAEVSKILVATGQWKRLKRDNPRFNLMLGERNRLPFGRLGHEPGLMQQVNYYRGADKLCRKASLVKLIKTSPELPDPSNWLPESYIIYPTNLNTPVAPVKNGISHLKSNPKTDEREVFLASYHSRKESGEGTVWIAKSSAGAKGAGILISYDANQLLEFIDNQGQVHVIQKYLERPLLLQPGNRKFDIRSWVLVDHQYNIYLYREGVLRTASEPYDSSNFQDMTSHLTNHCIQKEHSQNYGRYEEGNEMFFDEFRQYLLSTHNIALETSILPQIKQIIRSCLTCIEPAISTKHLSYQSFQLFGFDFMVDESFKVWLIEINGAPACAQKLYPELCQGIVDVAISSVFPLNNDSEPRSSSSSPAPYSSSPSFSTLNSSCSSPKLRGPLHVGPFTRL; encoded by the exons ATGAATGCACCGATATATACATTTGTCGCAAGAGACGAGAACAGCACTATTTATGCTGAAGTTTCCAAAATTCTCGTCGCAACTGGACAATGGAAGAGACTGAAAAGGGATAATCCCAGATTCAATTTGATGTTGGGCGAACGGAACAGACTGCCATTTGGACGGCTTG GTCATGAGCCAGGACTGATGCAACAGGTGAATTATTACAGAGGAGCAGACAAGTTGTGCCGCAAAGCATCTTTAGTCAA GTTAATCAAGACTAGCCCAGAGCTTCCAGACCCCAGCAACTGGTTGCCTGAATCCTACATCATCTATCCTACGAACCTAAATACCCCCGTCGCTCCTGTAAAGAATGGCATCAGCCACCTGAAAAGTAACCCCAAGACAGATGAAAGAGAAGTTTTCCTGGCCTCTTATCACTCAAGAAAGGAAAGCGGAGAGGGAACAGTGTGGATTGCCAAGTCATCTGCTGGAGCAAAAG GTGCTGGAATTTTGATATCCTACGATGCAAATCAATTGCTGGAGTTCATTGATAATCAAGGGCAGGTTCATGTCATTCAGAAGTACCTAGAAAGACCACTACTGCTGCAACCTGGCAACCGTAAATTTGACATCAG GAGCTGGGTGCTCGTGGACCATCAGTACAACATCTACCTTTACCGGGAGGGTGTGCTGCGGACGGCCTCGGAGCCCTACGACAGCTCCAACTTCCAGGACATGACCAGCCACCTGACTAACCACTGCATCCAGAAAGAGCACTCCCAGAACTACGGCCGCTACGAGGAGGGCAATGAGATGTTCTTCGACGAGTTCCGGCAGTACCTGCTGAGCACCCACAACATAGCACTGGAGACCAGCATTTTACCTCAGATCAAGCAGATCATAAG GAGCTGTTTGACATGCATTGAGCCAGCCATCAGCACTAAGCACCTGTCCTATCAGAGTTTCCAGCTCTTTGGCTTTGACTTCATGGTGGACGAAAGCTTCAAGGTGTGGCTGATCGAGATCAATGGAGCTCCGGCCTGCGCACA gAAACTCTACCCGGAGCTATGCCAAGGTATCGTGGACGTAGCCATCTCCAGTGTCTTCCCACTGAACAATGATTCCGAACCACGatcatcttcctcctcccccgctccttactcctcctccccctccttttcCACTCTCAACTCATCCTGTTCCTCTCCAAAACTGAGAGGACCCCTCCACGTGGGCCCATTCACTCGATTGTAA
- the LOC106604770 gene encoding tubulin--tyrosine ligase isoform X2: MQQVNYYRGADKLCRKASLVKLIKTSPELPDPSNWLPESYIIYPTNLNTPVAPVKNGISHLKSNPKTDEREVFLASYHSRKESGEGTVWIAKSSAGAKGAGILISYDANQLLEFIDNQGQVHVIQKYLERPLLLQPGNRKFDIRSWVLVDHQYNIYLYREGVLRTASEPYDSSNFQDMTSHLTNHCIQKEHSQNYGRYEEGNEMFFDEFRQYLLSTHNIALETSILPQIKQIIRSCLTCIEPAISTKHLSYQSFQLFGFDFMVDESFKVWLIEINGAPACAQKLYPELCQGIVDVAISSVFPLNNDSEPRSSSSSPAPYSSSPSFSTLNSSCSSPKLRGPLHVGPFTRL; this comes from the exons ATGCAACAGGTGAATTATTACAGAGGAGCAGACAAGTTGTGCCGCAAAGCATCTTTAGTCAA GTTAATCAAGACTAGCCCAGAGCTTCCAGACCCCAGCAACTGGTTGCCTGAATCCTACATCATCTATCCTACGAACCTAAATACCCCCGTCGCTCCTGTAAAGAATGGCATCAGCCACCTGAAAAGTAACCCCAAGACAGATGAAAGAGAAGTTTTCCTGGCCTCTTATCACTCAAGAAAGGAAAGCGGAGAGGGAACAGTGTGGATTGCCAAGTCATCTGCTGGAGCAAAAG GTGCTGGAATTTTGATATCCTACGATGCAAATCAATTGCTGGAGTTCATTGATAATCAAGGGCAGGTTCATGTCATTCAGAAGTACCTAGAAAGACCACTACTGCTGCAACCTGGCAACCGTAAATTTGACATCAG GAGCTGGGTGCTCGTGGACCATCAGTACAACATCTACCTTTACCGGGAGGGTGTGCTGCGGACGGCCTCGGAGCCCTACGACAGCTCCAACTTCCAGGACATGACCAGCCACCTGACTAACCACTGCATCCAGAAAGAGCACTCCCAGAACTACGGCCGCTACGAGGAGGGCAATGAGATGTTCTTCGACGAGTTCCGGCAGTACCTGCTGAGCACCCACAACATAGCACTGGAGACCAGCATTTTACCTCAGATCAAGCAGATCATAAG GAGCTGTTTGACATGCATTGAGCCAGCCATCAGCACTAAGCACCTGTCCTATCAGAGTTTCCAGCTCTTTGGCTTTGACTTCATGGTGGACGAAAGCTTCAAGGTGTGGCTGATCGAGATCAATGGAGCTCCGGCCTGCGCACA gAAACTCTACCCGGAGCTATGCCAAGGTATCGTGGACGTAGCCATCTCCAGTGTCTTCCCACTGAACAATGATTCCGAACCACGatcatcttcctcctcccccgctccttactcctcctccccctccttttcCACTCTCAACTCATCCTGTTCCTCTCCAAAACTGAGAGGACCCCTCCACGTGGGCCCATTCACTCGATTGTAA